A region of the Chlamydia buteonis genome:
ACACGGATTCCCTCGCACGGATTCAATTTACAGGCTACCTTATCTTGAAAAAACAAGGCCTATATGACCGCGTCTATAAGAGATTCATTTCTAGCTATAGAGATTCCGTATCAGACCTCATCGAATACATCCGTTATCAAATCTCCGAAGCTTCTCAAGATCTAAAAAACTCCCTTTCACTATATCTATGTGAAACCATGAGGACATTAAGGGTCCCTGAAAACGAAATTTCCTCTATCCTATCCTCTCTATTTTATGATGACAAGTTTGATCTGAATACTTCTGGGGTTGCGTTCATTTTACTCATGCTGGGGATCCTGACGACAAATCCAGGGACAACCACCCAAAAAATAAAAAAACGACTTTGTTCAACATTCTGTTAATAAGCAGAATTGTAAAAAAATCTTCACAAAAGACACGAACAATCCTTGAGTTAAAAATCTTTAAACTTCAATTACATAGCCAGTAAAAAGTTGCTATTAATCACAAGTTCTTCTAAAATGCTTTAGCTTTTCACAAAAAGGCACGAAAATAGACCCTTTTAGGGAGAATTTTTAGCTTATTTTTCATTCAGGTAAATTTCTATGTCACTAGACAACAATAATTTCCGGGATGCTTTTGCACACCCACAACCTTCTTCAGCATTGCTCGGAACCTCTTTAATAAAAACCATTAATCAAAAGATTTCTTTTCTATCCATATTTAATGCGTTGGGCAATAAAATCAGTTCTTGTCTTTGTTTAAATCCAGAGCATGATTCTAAAGCCGGATGGGTCTTTGCCTTTGTTTTATCTGCTATTATTACGGTTCTTCTCTGTATTATCCTTCTCCCTTTGAAATTAATCCTTCTAGGATTAAGTTGCTGCCCTTACTTATCTAAACCTACAACTGGGGTTGAGGCAAACCAAGTTACATCTTCCCCAAGACCTCCAGTTCCCCCAGCAAGAGAGGCAAGTGCTTTTTCTCAACCTCCTGTAGGACTATATGCATCTAGATTTTCTCCAGTTTCCTTTATTCCTGTTCCCCCGCCCAGTCCACCCTCAATTCAATCCTTAGGAGGAGTAGTTTCTCAAGAAATAACTCTTAGAGAGTTCTTGGAAACAAACTACCCCACAGTCGACTTAAACACCGTTACCCTAGACAGTTTAGGAATCACCATTTTAACATTAGCAGATCTCCCTACAGGAACTACGCTTCTTGATCTCCCCGTGTCTCTACTTTTCGGAGAGGGTAGTTGCGACCTATCTGAACTCCCCCTGTTCCAAGGTCACGGTCACGAGGCTGACTCGGTTCCTGTATCTTTAACTGGTTCTTTACCTTCACTTCTAGAACACTCAGAAGACGATCTAGAAGATTTTCAAAATCAGGGTGGCGGAGCTGCCGAACCAACTTCTCTAGTTATTGATACGTCTGAAGCTGCTCCTGTTGCAGAAGTTAACCACCATCTCTCTGGTAGAGAATTGTTAAATATGTTGTATCCTAATACGGATCACGCAAGATTCATTAACAGTGCTCGTGTAAACCTAAGACTTCAAGGCATTCTTGGACCTTACAGTGACGATGATATTCTTAATCTTCCCGCAGTCACTGCTTTCCCAGATCTATTTGCTGGACAGCCCGAACGTCCTTCCTCCTTAACTCTCACTGACACACCAGCACCCCTTGCTTCTCCACAAGAAGAACCTGTTGCGCCCCCTCCTAGTGAAGAATTAATTTCACCCAGCGACCCTCGATATACTTTCCTACAGAACCACTTTCCTGAACTAGACCCCATATACTACAGCAGACACATTCGTTTACTAGCTTCACTTTCTGGTGTGGACGAAGAAAGCTTCAATCTTCTTGAATTACCTTTAGAAGCATTTATTTATAGGACACCCACTCTAGATTACGAGCCGATTTCTTCAGAGCATTTGCAAGAAACGTTGGGGGATACTTCTCCCGAAGAATATGTAAGAAGAAATAACGAGTTTATTCAGAATCTCCTAGCAAATACGCCCGAGCGCTGGACTTTTCTAAATAGACTAAGAACCAATATCACTAACTCTACTCAAAGCGCAGACTTGCGTAGACAGTGGTTCTCAATAATAGACATGATTGTTAATAAGACCAGTCAGGAACTGGAAATAGAAGATGTATACAATACTGCTCGTGCATACCTGTTCAGAATTCACTGTATTTTAAAAAATAATGCGATTCCTATTGAAAGAAAAGTAGACATATTAAAATACATAGCCTCTCATTATGATCCAAACTCTGTGGCAATGTGTTTAGTAGCAATGCAACAAGAAATCGCTTTACAAAATGAGATAGCCCCTCAGTTAACTCTTGTTGATACCGATACCGAGGGTGCGGCCAGTTGGGTCAGCTCACCTACTAATCGAATTCTTCCTCCTTTAGCCCCTCAAGCAACTCCTGAAGAAGTAGACGGGTATATCCAACTGTTAAGAAGCCTTCTATCAGGCCCAATGTTCACAAATGAGGATAATATCCACCTTGCTCCAGCTAATGATCTCTATCTAGAGTCATTGATGAGAGAGGTACCCGACACCTGGGAACCAATCCGTCAACCGTTAGAAGATCAGATCAGACAAGTTCTAGAAGTTGAGAACAATCATATTCTTCAACAAGTACAAAACCACGCATCTCGAACTGCACGATTGGCACATAGCCAACAGATGCTCGAGAATTGGAATAGCATATTGCGTGATCTATCCATTAGTAGCTCGGGGTCGGTTTCTTCAAACGAGGCCCAAGCTCTTTCCCGTTCTACAATGTATAATATGCTTAAACTTATAAGTAGTCCTAACATACCGCACGAAAAAAAATTATCCATCATAAGCAACGTAGCCTCATACAGTGATAGGTGTCCTCCTACTTGGGTCCGAGTTGCCGGCCAGGAGTTACAAGCTGTCTTTAATACTAACGATGAGACAACAAATATTGTGCTTGTTTGGACACAAATGTTTAAGGAAGGGCTTTTATCAGAAATCTTCAGAAACCAACGCGAATGGCACATGATGACAGCCTTCAAGATCATTCGCGGTTCTGAATTGGGATTAGACAATGTGGGTATTATTCTAGATCCATATACAAACATACTAACTAGTCGTCAATACGCTAATCAGCATAACCACTATTTCTCACAATTCCTAGATGTTTACCGAAATAGTGGTGAAAACTTGATTAACTCTGCTCTAGAACAGGCTCTTGGAGGCTCTGAAGATCAGATACAAGCTCTCACCAATACCATCCTAGCAGACTTAGTGGCTGCCGGTATTCCTGAAGCATATCGCGCTCAAATTATGGAGGAGATCTTCTTCTCTGATGAAAATGACTACAAACCTTCTAGAGAGGCTATCTGTTATTTACTACTTAAAGAAGGTGTTATTACCACTCAAAACTATAACCGGTAAATATTGAAATAATTTAATACATATCCCCTTGAAGCTAAGGCAACATAACCACACTGTTGTGTTGCCTTCATCTTTTACCCCAAACAAAAAATAGTACTATTGTATATTTTAGAAAAACATAATCCCGCTATTGTTGCTCATATGTTCTCGATTCACGTTTAAAACCTACAATACAGAGCAGTTGTTCTCTTGGCTTGAATCGCCAAAGTCCCTTCTTTAAGGCCGATACTGAGTGGATGAACCATGTATTTTAATTAATATCTAAAACCAGAGTCAAAGTACTTTACTAACAAAATTTGGTTTAGCATCAAATTAATACGATGATAGAATATTAAAAACCTTAAATTATTTTTTACATTTAGAGAATACCCCCATGAGCGTGTTCCTTAACCCAAGCAACGCACAGCTAACACCATCTTATTCTTCCCCCCTCTCGTGTTGCCAACATATCACTACTTGCATAAAAGAGGCGAGCCTCTGTTCCTTATTTTCAACCATCTTTTCAAAAATAGTCTCTAACTGGGTTATCGAACACGTAGAATCTTTCTTGGGTTACCTCGCCATTTCTGCTCTAGCATGCCTTACATCTGCTCTTATTTCTCTAGTACTTTACGTACTACTTATTCCAGTTAAATTAGTAGTTGCCGCAATAACTCTTCCCTGCTGTAGAAAGACCCAGGAAACCTCTTTACTTATCGAAACCCCAAAGGTCCTTATACCCTTAACGGAAACCCAAGAGGCCTTCGTTGAAGAGGTAAAACAATCCATCCTCCAAAATCTAACCAATGAATTTGAAATTAATACATCCGAGGATATCTTATCCCTAACTCCTATTCCTTCTCCATTTTTAACTTCATTAGAGACAGCATCTTGTGAAAAAATTTCGTGTAACTACAAAAAGTTAATAAGACTAATTAATAACTTGAATTGCTGGGATTCTGGTTGGAGAAACATCATGAATTATCTTACTATTGAGTTATCCGAAGATCCATCTCATCCCGATGCTCAAACATTTCCTATCATGATGCACCACCTCATTCTAGCTCTAGAAGATCGTAATATTTCTGCAGAAAAAAAACGCTCTGCTCTTAATGACATCTCTTCGTATGCAAATATGTGCCGACCTACTTGGGGCGAAGCAATTTTCAGGTCTATAAATCATCTTTATAATACAAGAAATTCTGGAAGAGACCAGATACTCTTGTGGCTGCAAATGTTTAAAGAACACTTGCTCACCCAACAACAACTCGTTGCACATGAAGAGGAATGGCATCAAATTAATGGCTTAAAACATATCTATGGGAAACAACTTGGCTTGATCACTCATCATCTAAATCAGAATCTTTCTGGTCTAACCCTAAGACAAACCTCGGGGCTTCCTCAGAATATAGAAAAATACAAGGCTCTTAAAAAGAGTTTCGAACAAGCCTATACAGCATCTTATTCTCAACTTGTATCCTATCTTCACAATGCATTTGTAACATCAACACCAGAAATACAAGCTTATATTTATAACTACCTACTGGATATAGTAGCCAGCACTATCGATCTTCCTGAAACAGGAGCACACATTGATGTCGTAATTGATTGTTTCTATAATGAAAATTATGAACTCAAACCCGAAGGAATAATCTACCTACTCTATATCATGGAGATCATAGTTCCTAAGCGTACCTAGAACAGTCAGACTAAACAGTAAAAAAGCGCTGTATGAGGCTTTCACAACGCTTTTTTGATTTCACAGGTCTTAAACAAATATTCCTTAGAATATCAAACGCATACCACAATTCAAATCATAGGCTATAGTATGCTCTCTCCATTCATAGGTAAATCCTAAGAAAGTACTGAAATAAGAATTCCACTCGGTATCATTACTAAACTGAGATTTTATAGACTTTCTAGAAAGATTAGAACCGACGCCATTCCATGAATAAGATGCTTCTGGCAAGTTAATAAGAACAGTAGATTCCTGACGATAGACATCAATAGCATAAGAGAAACTAAAGCTATTAACCTCTGAACGCTGCCCTCGAGAATAGTTATGTTCGAAGGTCACACCAAAGGGAATTGCTACATTTTGTAAATGTCCTTCATCAAATGTTCTTGCCTCACTACCTATCTCTGTAAATTTAGGAAAATTCACATAGACGTATTCAGCTTCCACGAAAGGCACAACTGCAGAAACAATAGAAGAAATAAACTTACGTGAATTTACAATATAACGATAATCTACGTGAGCATCTGCCAAGATACCGCGACTATTCCAAGATCCTTTGGATCCACCTAAATTCGGCTTAGGATATTGCGTGTTTAAGTCATTATGAATGTTACTATAAATCAACATACCTTTAAATAACCACGACCCAGTAAAGATACCCAAATATCCTGAACCTAAATAACCACTTTGATCACTACGTGATGAATAAGATTGACTATCGGTGTAACCGAAGAATTGCGCGAAGCTTCCTCCAATTAAAAAATCTTCTATTAATTGTGTATCCAATCCTAAAGCATAGCCACCAGCACGGTGAGTAAAGCCGTCCACCTTACCAATTGTTGCACAATTAGTAAAAGTTCCCATCCCAGATCCCCAGATATTGGTTGAGAAATCTAACTCCATTCTTTGTGCAGTAATATTGTGAGCCAACTGTTGTTGTTTTAAAGATCGTAAGTCTCCGTAATGTCCCCATAAGGAATTTAATACTATAGCCCCACTCTTCTCAGGATTTAACTTATAACTAGTAGGCTTCCAATTGATCATTAATTTTCCATTAACTACTTGTGGATCAGACCACCTGCCCATATGTCCATAAGTGTCTTCTGTTATTGCTGGAACAGAAACTTTAACACATAATTCTTCTAAAGCCTGATCCAAATCAGGAGTATCTGATACCGAGGAAGCACTCTTAAACGAAAGTAAAGTAATATCCGTTTCTTTACCTAGTAAGGCATGGTTTTCATAACCAGAACCGGCCGAATCTAAGAGATTTAAATCTAGAGATCCAGAACCAATTGTCATACCCTGAGGCACAATAATCTGAGGAGGTAAAGGAGTCTCGTCATCACTAGAAACAAATGAAGCTAGGTCAATTCCAATAGAATTGATATCTGCCAAAGTCTTTTTTTCAGGATTTTTAACAGACTCGTAAGCACTGTAATAAACTTTAGATGTAGGGCTTTCAATCTTCTCAGTAGGTTTTGCTTTCGGATCAAAAATACGCAAAACTGTTCCTGCAGAAAGTAAGATCTCACTACCTCTTTCTTGTTTTAAGCCGCATAGCCATAACTGAGCTTTATTAGATAAGATCAGGGTTCCTGATTCTAACAAAGCAACCTGAGGGATTTTAGATGTTGCATGAGAAAAACGAATATTTCCAGAATGAGTAATTCCCGAATCATCTTTAGCTTTAGAATTAAATATCAACGTAGGATTATTTAACGTATCCTCATGATCTTTTGCGCCTTTTCTTAAAGTCAAATCTTCAAAAACAATAGCATCGGAAAAAATTACAGAAGTCTCTCCAGTCGCAGAAACCTCAACTAATTTCGACTCTTTTCCTGAAAAGTACAGCCCATTAGAGGTATCTTCAGAATTCCTATTGCCTTGGAAAACTATATCTCCTCCTAAAGCCTCTAAAACCACGATACCTTTTTCACTAATACGAACAGCCCCTCCTGTAGGAGCACAGTTATTATAAAAAGCTACGGAACCTTCATTTTTATTAATGATCAGATCTTGAGTGTGAATGGCGCCACCACCAAATAAATTATGCTCAGGGTGTTTGGGAGCCGTAGTACTATTTCCTGCAAAAATCACATCTCCGGTATTCTCGGTAATCACGACTTTTGTATTATCGCTCTCTACTTTAGAAGCAAAACGCTCTTGAGATTCGGTTGAAGTTAATGAACCTGTTAAAATTGCCCCTCCAAAACCTCCTGCAGAATTCCCTGAGAAAAGCACCTTATTGCCATTTTCTCGAATAACTACTGATGTCTTAGCAAAGATAGCTCCTCCTCCGCTATGATGCCCTTCTGAATTGATATGTCCTTCTTCAAGATCTTCAATATAAGGATCCCCAAAAACAAAGTTATCCTTAAACTCCACTTTCCCTAAGTTTTTAGAAATGGATACATCGCCTGCGGCACTAGCCAGTGCTCCACCAGCAGCAATTGTTCTATTTCCAATAAAAGATACAGTAGATTCGTTATTCTCAATACTTAATGTATCCCCTAAAGCACAAACAGCACCGCCAAGAAATTTCGCACAGTTATGAATAAACTGAACCTTCGCGTTGTGAGAAATGGCAACCTCTTTAGATAGAATAGCTCCTCCACTACTATTTCCCCCAAAAACTCGGTTATTGCTAAAGGCAAGATCTACGTTATTTTTCAAACCAACAGAATCAAGCCCAAACAAAGCTCCCCCTCCTAAAGAATTTTCTTTTTGAGCTTTGTTATCTCTAATTTCCATAGAGTTTTCAGAGAAAGATACAGATGCAGAGTTATCTTCTATACTTATACTCTTAGCAAAAATCGCTCCTCCACCACGGACCCCTAAATTTGCTGGTGTAGAAGATTCTATAGGAGTATTCGATGCACTTGGCTCTTCGGCAGATGTTGAAGATAAAGGCAAAGGAAGAATGTGCCCTTTATTGTAAGAGAAGGTGATTGCTCCTGAGTTACCGGAAAGTGTAACCATCTCATTAGCAAAAATCGCTCCTCCACCAATGTGCGTACTAGAGGACTCACATTGACCAGCTTTATTCTTAGAAAAAGTAATCTCTCCGATATTTCCAGAAATCAACACATTGGATCCATAAAGAGCACCACCACCGAGATAGCTATGGGTCTCTTGAGAATCTAAAAGGTTCTCATTAGATTCAAAGCGAACCCCTCCAGTATTATCCACTATTTTAATATCACCAGATCCAATCAATGGCTCTTTAGCATCTGTATAAGGTTGCTCAGGGAGCAAACAATAAATAGCACCACCGCCTAACTTAGAGGTATTACACTCAAAGGCAACGTCTCCAAAATTTTGACCAATTTCTACTTGATTCTGAGAACTAATAGCACCACCAGTTACTTCGGCTGAATTTTCCTTAAACAAAGAGCTTCCAACGTTCTCTACTATTCTTACATTTCTAGATAAAAGAGCTCCTCCGCAGCACTTCGCAGTGTTTTTAGAACAAAGCACTCCATGATTATTTAAAAAAATAATTCTCTCTCCAGAAGCTAAAGCTCCTCCTCCCAAAAACTGAGAGCCTTCAGAAAAAGCCAAGGCCTGATTATTTAGAAACTCTATGGATCCTAAATTTCCGCAAAAATCCATAGATTTTGAAGAAGATACAGCGCCTCCAGATAAAGCATAATTACCAATGTAATGGATATCACCATGGTTTATAGAACAAATAAAATTTCCACAAGCTACAGCCCCACCGTTAGCCTTGTCAGCATGATTCCCATTTAAGAGAAAAGACCCCTTATTATCTAAAAATAAAACTTCTCCACTAGAACATCGAGACTTATGAACTTGATGTACTTGATTAGCGTTAAAAGCACCGCCCCCTATAGAAAAATCTGTAGTCTCTCCAGCAGCAGTTGAAAGATCTAAATCTGTCCTGGAATTAGCTATAGTAACAGCATGACAACCATTTATAGCGATACTACGCCCAGAAACAGCCCCGCCACCTGCCTGAGACTCGCAACTATCAAAAATGAGTTTTTCCTTAAAGCTCTCGAAAACAACGTCTTCATCAGAATAAACAGCTGCTCCTTCAGCTGTAGATTTTAAGTTAGTAAAAGATAGGCCAGACTTCATCCCTGTTCCCTTTAGGGCTATGCCTAAAAATCCAGGAGTATTTACATCTACAAGATGCTCCGGTGCGTTTTTATAGCAAAATGCTAATCCCTGCTTAGGATCCTCTAAATCGTATTGTGGATAGGTTTTCTCTTTCTCAGACTCAGCATTTGTAGACCTGGCATCTACATTTTCCCAAGATAAAACATGTAATGTTTGAAATATGGTGCTCGTATTTTCTAAATGTTGTCTCTGTTCATCCTCTGCAACTAAAACTTTGTAAACACATGTAGATGTATTATCTAAAAGAGAAGTCTCTACATCTGTTTCTTCTTTTCTAAGTTCTTGCGCATTGATGGGTTTTTCTTTCCTAAAAATACCTGCAGAAAGCACTTCTAACTGTACTTTGGGCATAGAAAGTGTATCGAGAATCACCTCTGAAGCTGGTTCATAACCATATAATTTGTAATTATTGGTGATCATCCCAGTGGAAACTAGTATTGCTAAAACTACGGAATGGGAAAATGTAGACTTTTGAAACCTTGATACCTTTTTTGCGATCATCGTAAACCTAATTCAGAGATGTTTCAGTATTCGTTTTCAAAAGGTTTATCACTATCAACACGATCCCGTCAATAAAGAAAGATAGCAAATAGATAAACTTAAAAACTAAGAAAGACTAGATAAAATCCGCTCGCAAACACGTGCTCGAACTAAATCTATAGATCCAGAAATTCCGTTAAACAAAGACCTGCCACAAGCCTTCCCGTGGCATTTTATTACAAGTTTAGATAGCCCACATACCATGGAACCTGGATAAATCGTATAGTCTAATTGACGTTTCACATCAGACTCTAATTTATCCCCCAAGATATGACTTAGAAAATCAAAAACGCCTTCTGCTGTTTTCAGAAAAATGTTTCCTGTAAACCCATCTGAAACAATAACATCCACACCACCACTAAAGACATCACCACTTTCAATGTTCCCTAGAAAGGCATGCTGAAATGTTTCCCTCAACAAACGAAATGTCAGTCTGTGTGCTTCTGTCCCTTTACGTTCTTCTGAACCAATATTTAACAAACCTATAGTCGGATGCTCTGTACCCCCAAGACACTGCTTGTAGGCTAAACCCATACGAGCAAAACCCAACATCTCTTCAGGATTCACAGAAACATTAGCACCAACATCTAATATAACTGCACATCCCTGCATAGTAGGAACACGAACAAGTAAAGCAGGACGACGAACTGTAGGGAACACAGGAATTTTAGTTCTTGATAAGGTAACCAATGCCGCAGTGTTTCCTGTGGAAATAAACGCGTCTATCTTATCCTCTTTGAGATAGTCTAAACCCAGAGCCATGGATGAAGACTTTTTGCGAATAGCGGACAAGGGAGAATCTTCCATAGTGATAAAGCTTTCTGAAGCTATTACCTCCGGATATCCCCTATAAGTACTATTACTGAGTATCTGCTCTTTCACTTCATTAGAAGCAAAAGCAGTAAAAGAAATGTGCGAGTTCGAAGCTCTAGAGTTGAGTACATCGATTAGCACTTCCCAAATAACGAGAGGAGAGTGGTCTCCTCCCATCAGATCTATGCCAATTTGCACGTTCATAGCAGAAATATTTTGTTATTTTTTTTCTACAGTCATAACGGCTTTCCCGTTATAAAAACCACAAGAAGTACAGACTGTATGAGGAATAAAAGCTTGTTTGCAGTTGTTACAGACAGCCGCATGACGTGCTTGTTTTGCATGATGACTTCTTCGGATATTTTTTCGCGCATTGCTATGTCGATTGCGTGGTACTGCCATATCTCTCTCACCTTTTATAAATTATCGAAAGGGGTTTCCCCTTTGATTTTCTTTCTATCTTCTAAAAATTGTACGATATTTCCTCTTTCAGGGCAGCCTTCTTTATTACATTCTTGAAAATGGTCGCTCTCTAAGAGGAGTTCTTGCCTAATTAAATCTTTGCAATCAAATACACCTGATTTCGCGTCTTCATGGCAAATCAGGTGAGATACATCCATTAAACTAACAGAGTATAAAAAACTTTTGTCACAAATACAACAACGCAACCCTAAGTCCGTAGCTATGTTTAAAGACAAAATCCATTGTTCGTTATCTATTTTTTCTAAGCTTCCGGATACATCAATGGTGCTGGAAAAAAGTTCTTCTTCACCAAACTCACGTATACTTGCTGGGCTTAAAGAATATTTTATTACCTCTCTTTCTCCGGGAAGTTTTAGTCGGCAAATGTATAATTTTAGATCGTCTATGTTTCCCATAAGAAAAAATCTCAAAGCTATGTTTAGAGCTTCTGCGAGTTTGAAGACAGGAGTTTACCAAACAGGGTAATTATAGAAAACAAAGACATGCTTTAAATCTATTGAGACAATAAATAAAACTATCATTTTAAATTAAAAGAATCAATAAACCATTTCTGTAGAATTTTTTACCTAATTTTTTTATAATTTTCCCCTCAGCAAGTAGACAAATATCTAGGAAGTTTAAGACTACGCCTCTACAAACAAACCTATTCCAGAATCACATCCCAGAAAAAAGCAGGGAAGCACGGACTAGGCATCAAGGAAGACAATGGAAAACGACATCTTATTAAATATAGAGTCCAAAGAAATTCGCTACGCTCATCTAAAAAACGGCCAGCTTTTCGACCTCATCATTGAAAGAAAAAAAATTCGCCAGCTCAAGGGCAACATCTATCGAGGTCGCGTAACTAATATCTTAAGAAACATTCAATCCGCTTTCATCAATATTGACGAAAGAGAAAACGGCTTCATTCACATTTCAGACGTATTAGAAAACTCTAAGAAGTTCGAACAAATGTTTGACATGGATTTCGATGTTCTCCACAAAGAAAACAATGAAAAACCAGAAGCCCCCATAGAAGAGTTATTGAAATTAGACAGTCCTGTACTAGTTCAAGTGGTTAAAGAACCTATAGGCACTAAAGGAGCACGTCTCACCTCTAACATTTCTATTCCTGGACGTTATTTAGTTTTACTTCCTAACTCCCCTCATCGTGGTGTGTCTAGAAAAATAGAAGATCCGCATATGAGAGATCAATTGAAACAGCTAATCCGCTCCTTTGAAATGCCTCAGGATATGGGTTTAATTTGTCGAACTGCTAGTGTACTTGCTTCTACAGACGCTTTAATAAATGAAGCTCACGACCTACTTACAACATGGAAAGGC
Encoded here:
- a CDS encoding DUF1539 domain-containing protein, with the protein product MSLDNNNFRDAFAHPQPSSALLGTSLIKTINQKISFLSIFNALGNKISSCLCLNPEHDSKAGWVFAFVLSAIITVLLCIILLPLKLILLGLSCCPYLSKPTTGVEANQVTSSPRPPVPPAREASAFSQPPVGLYASRFSPVSFIPVPPPSPPSIQSLGGVVSQEITLREFLETNYPTVDLNTVTLDSLGITILTLADLPTGTTLLDLPVSLLFGEGSCDLSELPLFQGHGHEADSVPVSLTGSLPSLLEHSEDDLEDFQNQGGGAAEPTSLVIDTSEAAPVAEVNHHLSGRELLNMLYPNTDHARFINSARVNLRLQGILGPYSDDDILNLPAVTAFPDLFAGQPERPSSLTLTDTPAPLASPQEEPVAPPPSEELISPSDPRYTFLQNHFPELDPIYYSRHIRLLASLSGVDEESFNLLELPLEAFIYRTPTLDYEPISSEHLQETLGDTSPEEYVRRNNEFIQNLLANTPERWTFLNRLRTNITNSTQSADLRRQWFSIIDMIVNKTSQELEIEDVYNTARAYLFRIHCILKNNAIPIERKVDILKYIASHYDPNSVAMCLVAMQQEIALQNEIAPQLTLVDTDTEGAASWVSSPTNRILPPLAPQATPEEVDGYIQLLRSLLSGPMFTNEDNIHLAPANDLYLESLMREVPDTWEPIRQPLEDQIRQVLEVENNHILQQVQNHASRTARLAHSQQMLENWNSILRDLSISSSGSVSSNEAQALSRSTMYNMLKLISSPNIPHEKKLSIISNVASYSDRCPPTWVRVAGQELQAVFNTNDETTNIVLVWTQMFKEGLLSEIFRNQREWHMMTAFKIIRGSELGLDNVGIILDPYTNILTSRQYANQHNHYFSQFLDVYRNSGENLINSALEQALGGSEDQIQALTNTILADLVAAGIPEAYRAQIMEEIFFSDENDYKPSREAICYLLLKEGVITTQNYNR
- a CDS encoding DUF1548 domain-containing protein, with translation MSVFLNPSNAQLTPSYSSPLSCCQHITTCIKEASLCSLFSTIFSKIVSNWVIEHVESFLGYLAISALACLTSALISLVLYVLLIPVKLVVAAITLPCCRKTQETSLLIETPKVLIPLTETQEAFVEEVKQSILQNLTNEFEINTSEDILSLTPIPSPFLTSLETASCEKISCNYKKLIRLINNLNCWDSGWRNIMNYLTIELSEDPSHPDAQTFPIMMHHLILALEDRNISAEKKRSALNDISSYANMCRPTWGEAIFRSINHLYNTRNSGRDQILLWLQMFKEHLLTQQQLVAHEEEWHQINGLKHIYGKQLGLITHHLNQNLSGLTLRQTSGLPQNIEKYKALKKSFEQAYTASYSQLVSYLHNAFVTSTPEIQAYIYNYLLDIVASTIDLPETGAHIDVVIDCFYNENYELKPEGIIYLLYIMEIIVPKRT
- the pmp18D gene encoding polymorphic outer membrane protein Pmp18D, whose protein sequence is MIAKKVSRFQKSTFSHSVVLAILVSTGMITNNYKLYGYEPASEVILDTLSMPKVQLEVLSAGIFRKEKPINAQELRKEETDVETSLLDNTSTCVYKVLVAEDEQRQHLENTSTIFQTLHVLSWENVDARSTNAESEKEKTYPQYDLEDPKQGLAFCYKNAPEHLVDVNTPGFLGIALKGTGMKSGLSFTNLKSTAEGAAVYSDEDVVFESFKEKLIFDSCESQAGGGAVSGRSIAINGCHAVTIANSRTDLDLSTAAGETTDFSIGGGAFNANQVHQVHKSRCSSGEVLFLDNKGSFLLNGNHADKANGGAVACGNFICSINHGDIHYIGNYALSGGAVSSSKSMDFCGNLGSIEFLNNQALAFSEGSQFLGGGALASGERIIFLNNHGVLCSKNTAKCCGGALLSRNVRIVENVGSSLFKENSAEVTGGAISSQNQVEIGQNFGDVAFECNTSKLGGGAIYCLLPEQPYTDAKEPLIGSGDIKIVDNTGGVRFESNENLLDSQETHSYLGGGALYGSNVLISGNIGEITFSKNKAGQCESSSTHIGGGAIFANEMVTLSGNSGAITFSYNKGHILPLPLSSTSAEEPSASNTPIESSTPANLGVRGGGAIFAKSISIEDNSASVSFSENSMEIRDNKAQKENSLGGGALFGLDSVGLKNNVDLAFSNNRVFGGNSSGGAILSKEVAISHNAKVQFIHNCAKFLGGAVCALGDTLSIENNESTVSFIGNRTIAAGGALASAAGDVSISKNLGKVEFKDNFVFGDPYIEDLEEGHINSEGHHSGGGAIFAKTSVVIRENGNKVLFSGNSAGGFGGAILTGSLTSTESQERFASKVESDNTKVVITENTGDVIFAGNSTTAPKHPEHNLFGGGAIHTQDLIINKNEGSVAFYNNCAPTGGAVRISEKGIVVLEALGGDIVFQGNRNSEDTSNGLYFSGKESKLVEVSATGETSVIFSDAIVFEDLTLRKGAKDHEDTLNNPTLIFNSKAKDDSGITHSGNIRFSHATSKIPQVALLESGTLILSNKAQLWLCGLKQERGSEILLSAGTVLRIFDPKAKPTEKIESPTSKVYYSAYESVKNPEKKTLADINSIGIDLASFVSSDDETPLPPQIIVPQGMTIGSGSLDLNLLDSAGSGYENHALLGKETDITLLSFKSASSVSDTPDLDQALEELCVKVSVPAITEDTYGHMGRWSDPQVVNGKLMINWKPTSYKLNPEKSGAIVLNSLWGHYGDLRSLKQQQLAHNITAQRMELDFSTNIWGSGMGTFTNCATIGKVDGFTHRAGGYALGLDTQLIEDFLIGGSFAQFFGYTDSQSYSSRSDQSGYLGSGYLGIFTGSWLFKGMLIYSNIHNDLNTQYPKPNLGGSKGSWNSRGILADAHVDYRYIVNSRKFISSIVSAVVPFVEAEYVYVNFPKFTEIGSEARTFDEGHLQNVAIPFGVTFEHNYSRGQRSEVNSFSFSYAIDVYRQESTVLINLPEASYSWNGVGSNLSRKSIKSQFSNDTEWNSYFSTFLGFTYEWREHTIAYDLNCGMRLIF
- the plsX gene encoding phosphate acyltransferase PlsX; the protein is MNVQIGIDLMGGDHSPLVIWEVLIDVLNSRASNSHISFTAFASNEVKEQILSNSTYRGYPEVIASESFITMEDSPLSAIRKKSSSMALGLDYLKEDKIDAFISTGNTAALVTLSRTKIPVFPTVRRPALLVRVPTMQGCAVILDVGANVSVNPEEMLGFARMGLAYKQCLGGTEHPTIGLLNIGSEERKGTEAHRLTFRLLRETFQHAFLGNIESGDVFSGGVDVIVSDGFTGNIFLKTAEGVFDFLSHILGDKLESDVKRQLDYTIYPGSMVCGLSKLVIKCHGKACGRSLFNGISGSIDLVRARVCERILSSLS
- the rpmF gene encoding 50S ribosomal protein L32 — translated: MAVPRNRHSNARKNIRRSHHAKQARHAAVCNNCKQAFIPHTVCTSCGFYNGKAVMTVEKK